DNA sequence from the Sulfurimonas sp. HSL3-1 genome:
CCAGAGCGCCGCACCGGCGGCATTGAGCAGCAGAAACTTTCCCGGGGCGATCCCGCTCGCGCCGAGCAGAAAAGGGGTGACCGTCCGCAAACCGTAGAGAAAACGGAAGCCGACGATCAGCGCGTTCTGTCGGCGATGCAGCAGCGAACGTACCCGTTCGGATTTTGCCTTCCAGCGCGGGCGTTTCTCCAGCAGCGCCATTCCCTGCTTCCGGCCGATGAAAAAATAGAACTGATCCCCGACAAAACTGCCTGCAAAGGCGGATACGATCACCCACGGCAACTCCAGATAGCCTGCATGGGCAAGGTAGCCGCCGATCACGAGGACCGTCTCCCCTTCCAAAAAGGTGCCCGCGGCGATCATCGCATAGCCGTACGTCATCACCAGCGCTTCAAGCATCCTCTTCTCCTAGATAATAAACGCCACACCTACGGTCGACATCCCGAGCAGCAGCAGCCACAACGCGGCAATCCGGCCGGCGGCAAAGCCCCCGAACCAGACGGCATAGATCGCCTTGAGCAGATTGTTACTGCCTGCGGCGATCATCACCGATGAGACGATCACCGGCGTTTTCAGCGCCTCATGGCCTGTCAGCAGCGACAGGACAAAAGGATCGATGTCGGTAAAGCCGACGGCAAAGGAGAGCAGCTGCAGCCCACCCGTGCCGAAATGGGCCGTGACGAGCTGCGTTGCCGCCATCATCACGACAAACAAGACGGCAAAAAGGAACGCGGTCCCCAGTTCCAGCGGGTTTCTATCCACACTCTCTTCCACCTTTACCGTCTCCCCGCTTTGCCGCAGGGCATACGGTGCGGCAATCGCAAAGGCCGCCAGGGCGAAGAGCATGAAAGGGAGCAGGAGGGCCCGCGCCACCTCCGGGGTGAAAATCAGGGCGATCACGATAAGGCGCAGGTACATCATGGCCGAGGCGGCGACGATGGCCCCCGTCATCAGACGTCTGTTCCCGATCTCGGCGGCCTTGCGCGAGAGCACGACCGTCGTCGCCGTACTGGAGTAAAGCCCGCCGATCAGCCCGGCGATCAGGTACCCCCGCTGGCGGAAGATGTATTTTTGGGCCAGGTAGCCGCCGTAGGAGATCGACGAAACGATCACGACCGCGCTCCAGAGCTCGAAAGGCGACAGGGGCAGAAACGTCCCGATGCGCTGATGCGGCAACAGCGGCAAAATGACGGCCGAGAGCAGTACCATTTTGCCGACGGTCTCCAGCTCAGTGGCATTGAGGCTTTTAGACAACGCCTGCAGGCGCGGTTTGGCGTTGAGCAGAAAGATCATCAGGACGAAAACCAGTGAAGGCAGCCAGATGGCAAAACGTTCCGACAGCGGCCCGAAGGTATAGACGAGCAGCGCCGCAAGATAGAAAAGAATAGAGGGACGCCCCTTGGAGAGCTGCTGGACGTAAAAAAGTGCAAACAGCAGGGTAACTCCCGCCATCGCAACAAGGTAGGGGGCTATACCGAGCAACCAGCACAGATAACCGAGAATACCGAGAAACGTATACGTCCGCGCCGAGCCGAACGTATGCTCCTGGTCCGTGGGATGGAACCGCAGCCGGTAGGTCTTGATCTCCAGGCCGATCAGGAAACTGAACATCGCCGTGAGGGCAAAATCCGCCAGCCGGCTGTCAAAATACTCTTCCATCTCTCGACTCCTCAAAAAGGCATCACCCCGCCTCAGCGTCCGGTGGTCCGTCTGTTTGCCCCTCAGATCACCGCGATGCCGAACCGTTTACGATAATAGCGCAAAACCGCCATTTTTACGACATCGTTGAAGATGAACCAGATGAAAGCGTATGCCCCGACAGCCGCGGCGGCACCCCAACCGATCGGTACCATCACGCCGAATCCGTAGACGCCGACGACGATCCCGGCGGCGGCGCTGAGCAGCGATGCCGACAGCAGCGGTGCCGAGGGGAAGGGACGGCGGAAAAACCACTCATCGATGCGCGTATTGAATATCGTGCCGTGCCCGGCGATGATGAGCTTGACGAAAAAGAGCGACTGTACGAAGTCAAGCGGCAGATGCATCAGCGACATCGTGATCCAGAAAAGGGTAAACGAGGAGAGCACTCCGGCAATCCCCAACCAGGTCGCCAGAACGAATACCTCGCGCATATCCCACCGTACCGGTTTCTGCCTTACTTTCGTATTGTCGTAGGCGATGGTCATGATCGGGATGTCGTTGAGCAGCGCCAGGATAATAATCATCAGCGCCGTCACCGGGTAGAAGTCGTAGAGCACGATGGCCAGCGTCATAAAGATGATGACGCGGATCGTCTCGGCGATGCGGAAGATCGTATAGCTCTTCATCCGTTCGAAGATCTGCCGCGCCTCCTTGATGGCGTCGACGATCACGTGCAGGCCAGGCGCCGTCAGCACGATATCGGCCGCGGCGCGCGCCGCATCCGTCGCCCCGTCGACCGCGATGCCGCAGTCTGCCTTTTTCAAAGCCGGAGCGTCGTTGACCCCGTCGCCGGTCATCCCCACGATATGGTCCGCCTTCTGCAGCTCATCGACGATGAAATATTTATCTTCCGGGTAGACCTGGGCAAACCCGTGCGCCGCCTCGATCAGGGCGATGATCTCCGATTCGTGTTTCTTCACCGCCCCCTTCGGTATCGGCATGTTGTAAAGCTCACGCTGCACCTTCTGCAGGATTTCCCGTACTTTCGTATCCACTTCGGCCGCAGCGGCATGCGGCATCACCGCCTCGGTGATGGCCGAGGTCAATACCTTCGAGAGGTAGAGATACTCTTCGATCGATTCGCCCTTCAACGCCCGGACATCCTCGATCTGTTCCCCGATGGTAAGCAGCCGGGCGATATAGGTCGCAACGGCGATATTGTCCCCCGTCACCATCTTGACATCGATCCCGTTCGCCTCCGCCTCCGTGACGGCCAGTTTGGAGTCGCTTCTCGGCGGATCGAAAAAGGGGAGAAGCCCCACGAAATGGTAGACATCCTCTTCGCATTTGCGGAAAGCGACCCCCAGGGTGCGGAACCCCTTTTCCGCGAACAGCCGTACCCCCTCGTA
Encoded proteins:
- a CDS encoding DedA family protein; the protein is MLEALVMTYGYAMIAAGTFLEGETVLVIGGYLAHAGYLELPWVIVSAFAGSFVGDQFYFFIGRKQGMALLEKRPRWKAKSERVRSLLHRRQNALIVGFRFLYGLRTVTPFLLGASGIAPGKFLLLNAAGAALWAVAVALAGYLLGHTVALFFAEAHRYALYGALGVALAAMAVWGWRIVRRQR
- a CDS encoding DUF4010 domain-containing protein, coding for MEEYFDSRLADFALTAMFSFLIGLEIKTYRLRFHPTDQEHTFGSARTYTFLGILGYLCWLLGIAPYLVAMAGVTLLFALFYVQQLSKGRPSILFYLAALLVYTFGPLSERFAIWLPSLVFVLMIFLLNAKPRLQALSKSLNATELETVGKMVLLSAVILPLLPHQRIGTFLPLSPFELWSAVVIVSSISYGGYLAQKYIFRQRGYLIAGLIGGLYSSTATTVVLSRKAAEIGNRRLMTGAIVAASAMMYLRLIVIALIFTPEVARALLLPFMLFALAAFAIAAPYALRQSGETVKVEESVDRNPLELGTAFLFAVLFVVMMAATQLVTAHFGTGGLQLLSFAVGFTDIDPFVLSLLTGHEALKTPVIVSSVMIAAGSNNLLKAIYAVWFGGFAAGRIAALWLLLLGMSTVGVAFII
- a CDS encoding HAD-IC family P-type ATPase, whose protein sequence is MDTETPDSLQRGLSSEEAETRLAQFGPNTIEEKQASWAARLFKRFWGPIPWMIETAAVLALSVRRWEEFTIIMVMLIVNAAVDFYQESKALNAIEVLKKKLARKALVLRDAAWKTIDASALVPDDIIKIKIGDIIPADAKLLSGSDYIQVDQSALTGESLPVEKEVGDDLYANAIIRQGELIAHVTGTGSHTYFGKTVGLVAKAEREGRSHFQKMVVRVGNFLILLTLAMIAVIVYHGVQNNEPTVELLIFSLVLTISAIPVAMPAVLTVTMAIGAHVLALKEAIVSRLAAIEELAGMDVLCSDKTGTLTQNRMSLADPYIADGFDEEALYVYAALASREENGDPIERPIFDMIDTRGLRERLTPWQLKKFLPFDPVHKRTEGIYDGGECELIVTKGAPQIIIEQSDAHEFDREHAYEGVRLFAEKGFRTLGVAFRKCEEDVYHFVGLLPFFDPPRSDSKLAVTEAEANGIDVKMVTGDNIAVATYIARLLTIGEQIEDVRALKGESIEEYLYLSKVLTSAITEAVMPHAAAAEVDTKVREILQKVQRELYNMPIPKGAVKKHESEIIALIEAAHGFAQVYPEDKYFIVDELQKADHIVGMTGDGVNDAPALKKADCGIAVDGATDAARAAADIVLTAPGLHVIVDAIKEARQIFERMKSYTIFRIAETIRVIIFMTLAIVLYDFYPVTALMIIILALLNDIPIMTIAYDNTKVRQKPVRWDMREVFVLATWLGIAGVLSSFTLFWITMSLMHLPLDFVQSLFFVKLIIAGHGTIFNTRIDEWFFRRPFPSAPLLSASLLSAAAGIVVGVYGFGVMVPIGWGAAAAVGAYAFIWFIFNDVVKMAVLRYYRKRFGIAVI